A portion of the Vibrio coralliirubri genome contains these proteins:
- the tgt gene encoding tRNA guanosine(34) transglycosylase Tgt produces MKLKYELKKTNSGARRGQLQFERGTVETPAFMPVGTYGTVKGMTPEEVKDTGAEILLGNTFHLWLRPGQEIMKMHGDLHDFMNWHGPILTDSGGFQVFSLGAMRKITEEGVHFRNPVNGDKIFMDAEKSMEIQKDLGSDIVMIFDECTPYPATHKEAKDSMEMSLRWAERSRNHFDKLENPNSLFGIVQGGVYEDLRDVSVKGLTEIGFDGYAVGGLAVGEPKEDMHRILEHTCPQLPEDKPRYLMGVGKPEDLVEGVRRGIDMFDCVMPTRNARNGHLFVTEGVIKIRNAKHKTDTTPLDSECDCYTCKNYSKSYLHHLDRCNEILGARLNTIHNLRFYQRVMSDIRQSIDEDRFEEFVAEFYARMGREVPPLGKES; encoded by the coding sequence GTGAAATTAAAATACGAACTTAAAAAAACTAATAGCGGCGCACGTCGTGGTCAACTTCAGTTTGAACGCGGTACCGTTGAAACCCCAGCATTCATGCCTGTAGGTACTTACGGTACTGTTAAAGGTATGACACCTGAAGAAGTAAAAGACACAGGTGCTGAAATCCTATTAGGTAACACATTCCACCTATGGCTACGTCCTGGTCAAGAAATCATGAAAATGCACGGTGACCTGCACGATTTCATGAACTGGCACGGTCCTATCCTGACAGATTCAGGCGGCTTCCAAGTATTCAGCCTAGGTGCAATGCGTAAAATCACTGAAGAGGGTGTTCATTTCCGTAACCCTGTAAACGGTGACAAGATCTTTATGGACGCTGAGAAGTCTATGGAAATCCAAAAAGATTTAGGTTCAGACATCGTAATGATCTTCGATGAGTGTACGCCTTACCCTGCGACACACAAAGAAGCAAAAGACTCAATGGAGATGTCTCTTCGTTGGGCTGAGCGTTCACGTAACCACTTCGACAAACTTGAAAACCCGAACTCACTGTTCGGCATCGTTCAAGGTGGCGTGTACGAAGACCTTCGTGATGTATCCGTTAAGGGCCTAACTGAAATTGGTTTTGACGGTTACGCAGTTGGTGGCCTAGCAGTAGGTGAACCAAAAGAAGATATGCACCGCATTCTTGAGCACACATGTCCTCAACTGCCGGAAGATAAGCCACGTTACTTAATGGGCGTAGGCAAACCTGAAGACTTGGTTGAAGGTGTTCGTCGCGGTATCGACATGTTTGACTGTGTAATGCCAACGCGAAATGCACGTAACGGCCACCTGTTTGTGACTGAAGGTGTGATCAAGATCCGTAATGCGAAGCATAAAACCGATACAACACCACTAGATTCAGAGTGTGACTGTTACACTTGTAAGAACTACAGCAAGTCGTACTTACACCATTTGGATCGTTGTAACGAAATCCTAGGTGCTCGACTGAACACGATTCATAACCTGCGTTTCTACCAACGAGTAATGTCAGACATTCGTCAGTCTATCGATGAAGACCGCTTTGAAGAGTTCGTTGCAGAGTTCTACGCAAGAATGGGACGTGAAGTGCCACCACTAGGTAAAGAATCTTAG
- the queA gene encoding tRNA preQ1(34) S-adenosylmethionine ribosyltransferase-isomerase QueA → MQVSDFHFDLPDELIARYPQEERTASRLLKLDGNSGNLADGSFKDVLDLVEPGDLVVFNNTRVIPARVFGRKASGGKLEVLVERMLDEKSILAHVRCSKSPKPGTKLFLGENDEYEAEMVARHDALFEIHFTSDQSVLEILNSVGHMPLPPYIDRPDEDADKERYQTVYNEKPGAVAAPTAGLHFDDKLMAGMKEKGVEFAYVTLHVGAGTFQPVKVDNINDHHMHAEYVEVPQEVVDAVAAAKARGGRIIAVGTTSVRSLESAAQDALKKGTELVPFFGDTEIFIFPGYEYQLVDCLITNFHLPESTLIMLVSAFAGYDNVMGAYDHAVKSEYRFFSYGDAMFINKKTS, encoded by the coding sequence ATGCAAGTTTCAGATTTTCACTTTGACCTACCAGATGAACTCATTGCTCGCTACCCTCAAGAGGAGCGTACAGCAAGCCGCCTGCTTAAATTAGATGGCAACAGCGGTAACCTAGCTGATGGTTCGTTTAAAGACGTTTTAGACTTGGTTGAGCCAGGCGATCTTGTTGTTTTCAATAACACTCGAGTGATTCCAGCTCGTGTATTTGGTCGCAAGGCATCAGGCGGTAAGCTTGAAGTGCTGGTTGAGCGCATGCTTGATGAGAAAAGCATTCTTGCGCATGTTCGTTGTTCTAAATCACCGAAGCCGGGTACTAAGTTGTTCCTTGGTGAGAACGATGAATATGAAGCTGAAATGGTGGCGCGTCACGATGCGTTATTCGAAATCCATTTCACATCCGATCAAAGCGTTTTAGAGATTCTTAACAGTGTGGGTCACATGCCACTGCCTCCTTACATCGATCGTCCTGATGAAGATGCAGATAAAGAGCGCTACCAGACTGTCTATAATGAAAAGCCGGGTGCGGTTGCAGCGCCAACAGCAGGCCTTCACTTTGATGACAAGCTAATGGCTGGCATGAAAGAAAAAGGTGTTGAGTTTGCTTACGTGACGCTTCACGTTGGTGCTGGTACGTTCCAGCCAGTAAAAGTTGATAATATTAACGATCACCACATGCATGCTGAGTACGTTGAAGTACCGCAAGAAGTGGTTGACGCCGTAGCTGCAGCAAAAGCTCGTGGCGGCCGTATTATTGCTGTTGGTACAACATCAGTACGCTCACTAGAAAGTGCAGCGCAAGATGCATTGAAGAAAGGCACCGAACTCGTTCCTTTCTTTGGTGATACGGAAATCTTCATCTTCCCTGGCTATGAATACCAGTTGGTGGATTGCTTGATTACCAACTTCCACTTGCCAGAATCAACGCTGATTATGTTGGTAAGTGCATTTGCTGGCTACGACAATGTGATGGGCGCATACGATCACGCCGTGAAGAGCGAATATCGTTTCTTCAGCTACGGCGATGCTATGTTCATCAATAAGAAAACGAGCTAA
- a CDS encoding CBS domain-containing protein, producing the protein MIKVEDMMTRNPHTLLRSHSLADAKHMMEALDIRHIPVVDSDRHLLGVVTQRDVLAAQESSLQNIPQAQSFTLATPLNDIMHKSVMSVEPRAGLKESAIYMQKHKVGCLPVVENHELVGIITDSDFVTIAINLLELQEEVEPEEAEVE; encoded by the coding sequence ATGATCAAGGTTGAAGATATGATGACTCGCAACCCTCATACCCTATTGCGCTCACACTCACTGGCCGATGCAAAGCACATGATGGAAGCGCTTGATATCCGCCATATACCGGTCGTTGATTCCGATAGGCATCTATTAGGTGTCGTCACACAACGAGACGTTCTAGCCGCTCAAGAATCCAGCCTACAAAACATCCCACAAGCTCAATCTTTTACTCTTGCTACTCCGCTCAACGACATCATGCACAAAAGTGTTATGTCGGTAGAGCCGCGTGCAGGATTAAAAGAATCGGCTATTTATATGCAGAAGCACAAAGTGGGCTGTTTACCTGTCGTAGAAAACCACGAACTAGTAGGCATAATTACAGACAGCGATTTCGTCACGATAGCGATCAATTTGCTGGAGCTGCAAGAAGAAGTAGAGCCAGAAGAAGCGGAAGTAGAGTAA